Proteins encoded by one window of Cloeon dipterum chromosome 2, ieCloDipt1.1, whole genome shotgun sequence:
- the LOC135936952 gene encoding G-protein coupled receptor Mth2-like: MKLILRIFVAIICLAALVQGNNSTKKAPPIKLGRAVQFDEKNETMVHDGVPYAKGEFFKDGDDYYAFPCNTNACIRQCSAELASKANFTLLRSDMWINVSHEGRTNAVRLHDHFHVLKEVECTNAYILEPEENYQDEHIHLANGSLFLVMEGGDSSIILGRHEYCILVDAHGNVKSLMCADSGDYDGMPEKEIQYYIYPVFMIFSIICLLLTLLAFVFTPEMRNLHGKSIACQSFTLMMAYIGLTVTYYSGTDSNLIVCKLFAYMAFGFLLSSFYWLNTMCFDIFWTFSDFKKMTGSLSQTSRKKFRMYAIHSILNPLIILTVTIILDAALDEKSSMWPGIGDVKCWFRNHRTEFMFFHIHLLIMLLANTVFFILTLVKITNMKREAQVLKRGDSMTHGSGASTALEDRQRLVLYVKLFILMGGTWVMELISWAVKSEPKWFWIPFDIINCSRGIIIFIFCVVTNQKVRNSLLRRFLPKYAPDPSSHEPRSYHSKMSATSEISDTHDTICTTTALCDTKSADTEV; this comes from the exons ATGAAGCTGATTCTCCGGATTTTCGTGGCAATTATTTGCCTTGCGGCTTTGGTTCAAGGGAATAATTCGACGAAAAAGGCTCCACCGATCAAGCTTGGCCGGGCCGTCCAGTTTGACGAGAAAAACGAGACGATGGTGCACGATGGAGTTCCCTATGCGAAAGGCGAATTCTTCAAGGACGGAGACGACTACTACGCATTTCCCTGTAATACCAATGCCTGCATTCGACAGTGCTCCGCAG AGCTGGCATCCAAGGCGAATTTTACTTTGCTGAGAAGTGACATGTGGATCAACGTGAGCCACGAGGGCAGAACGAACGCCGTGCGTCTGCACGACCATTTTCACGTTTTGAAAGAGGTCGAGTGCACAAACGCGTACATTTTAGAACCGGAGGAAAATTACCAGGACGAGCACATTCATCTGGCTAACGGTTCACTTTTTTTGGTTATGGAAGGTGGCGACTCCTCGATTATTCTGGGCAGACACGAGTATTGCATTCTTGTCGAC GCACACGGCAATGTTAAATCCCTGATGTGTGCAGACTCTGGAGATTATGATGGAATGCCGGAGAAAGAGATCCAGTACTACATATACCCTGTTTTCATGATTTTCTCCATAATTTGCCTGCTGCTGACGCTGCTCGCGTTCGTTTTCACGCCCGAGATGCGGAATCTGCACGGAAAGAGCATCGCGTGCCAGTCGTTCACTCTGATGATGGCCTACATCGGCCTCACCGTCACCTACTATTCTGGAACTGACAGCAACTTAATTGTTTGCAAACTTTTCG CGTACATGGCTTTTGGATTTCTTTTGAGTTCCTTTTACTGGTTGAACACGATGTGCTTTGACATATTTTGGACATTCAG TgatttcaagaaaatgacCGGCTCCTTGAGTCAGACGTCGAGGAAGAAATTTCGGATGTACGCCATTCATTCGATACTCAATCCGCTGATCATTTTAACTGTCACCATCATCCTCGACGCAGCGTTGGACGAAAAATCCTCTATGTGGCCGGGAATTGGGGACGTCAAGTGTTGGTTTAGAA atcacAGAACGGAATTCATGTTCTTCCACATCCATCTGTTGATCATGCTGTTGGCAAACAcagtcttttttattttgactctgGTTAAAATCACGAACATGAAACGAGAGGCGCAAGTGTTGAAAAGAGGCGACAGCATGACCCACGGGTCCGGCGCGAGCACTGCACTTGAGGACCGACAACG ATTGGTCTTGTATGTAAAACTCTTCATCTTGATGGGTGGAACTTGGGTAATGGAACTGATTTCTTGGGCGGTGAAGAGTGAACCCAAGTGGTTTTGGATTCCGTTTGACATCATCAACTGCTCCAGAGGCATCatcatctttattttttgcgtcGTGACGAACCAAAAAGTGCGCAATTCCCTTCTTCGTCGCTTTT
- the LOC135936956 gene encoding G-protein coupled receptor Mth2-like, which yields MCADSGTGRPKKEIHHYIYPVFMIFSIICLLLTLLAFVFTPEMRNLHGKSIACQSFTLMMAYIGLTITYFSGTDSNLVVCKLFAYMSFGFLLSSFYWLNTMCFDIFWTFSDFKKMTGSLSQSSNKKFRMYAIYSTLIPLIVITVTIILDAALDEKSFMWPGIGKVKCWFRNKKTEFIFFHSHLLIMLLANTVFFILTLVKITNMKREVQVLKRGDSMTHAAGASSALEDRQRFVLYVKLFILMGGTWVLELISWAVNSKPKWFWIPFDVINCSRGIIIFIFCVVTNQKVRNSLLRRFLPKYAPDPSLYEPRSCQSKMSATSELSDTHDTICTTTALCSTKSTDTE from the exons ATGTGTGCAGACTCTGGAACTGGAAGGCCGAAGAAAGAGATCCATCACTACATTTACCCTGTTTTCATGATTTTCTCCATAATTTGCTTGTTGCTGACGCTGCTCGCGTTCGTTTTCACGCCCGAGATGCGAAATCTGCACGGAAAGAGCATCGCGTGCCAGTCGTTCACCCTGATGATGGCCTACATCGGCCTAACCATCACCTACTTTTCTGGAACTGACAGCAACTTAGTTGTTTGCAAACTTTTCG CGTACATGTCTTTTGGATTTCTTTTGAGTTCCTTTTACTGGTTGAACACGATGTGCTTTGACATATTTTGGACATTCAG TgatttcaagaaaatgacCGGCTCCTTGAGCCAAAGTTCGAATAAGAAATTTCGGATGTACGCAATTTATTCCACGCTCATTCCGCTGATCGTTATAACCGTCACCATCATCCTCGACGCCGCGCTGgacgaaaaatctttcatgTGGCCGGGAATCGGGAAAGTCAAGTGTTGGTTTAGAA ataaaaaaacggAATTTATATTCTTCCACAGTCATCTGTTGATCATGCTATTGGCAAACactgtcttttttattttgacccTGGTTAAAATCACGAACATGAAACGTGAGGTGCAGGTTTTGAAAAGAGGAGACAGCATGACCCACGCAGCAGGAGCAAGCTCTGCACTTGAGGACCGACAACG ATTTGTCTTGTATGTAAAACTCTTCATCTTGATGGGCGGAACTTGGGTATTGGAACTGATTTCTTGGGCGGTGAATAGTAAGCCCAAGTGGTTTTGGATTCCGTTCGACGTCATCAACTGCTCCAGAGGAATCatcatctttattttttgcgtcGTGACGAACCAAAAAGTGCGCAATTCTCTTCTTCGTCGCTTTTTACCGAAATACGCGCCGGACCCGAGTTTGTATGAGCCTCGGTCCTGCCAATCGAAGATGTCGGCCACCTCTGAATTGTCCGACACACATGACACCATCTGCACAACGACTGCTCTTTGCAGCACCAAGAGCACAGACACCGAATAA
- the LOC135935898 gene encoding G-protein coupled receptor Mth2-like, giving the protein MKLILQLLVAISISSSVGATGGLNFTKAPPIKLDGAVKFNEKNETVTHNGVSYARGEFFKDGVDYYAIPCNTNACIRQCSKAFAARQNVTLLTDDRSALINVSHEEKLYSVRLHDHFHVLNETECENEHEFETEGMIHLANGSLSVMDLDENDNIMSIIFHKHEYCVLADEEGNIKTWICDVETEVEIEMTETSNSTKYMVYPVFMIISIVCLLLTLLAFVFTPDMRNLHGKSIACQSFTLMMAYIGLTVVQTCGSIMHGTTTCKIFAYMSYGFILSFFFWLNTMCFDIFWTFSDFKKLLQTSKKKFRMYAVYSTLSPLLIVLTTFTLDSALDTNSSYWPGIGQHSCWFKDRKSEFVYLHVHLLLLLIANTIFFILAFVKITRMNRERRCLKRGDSKIHGGAGSSAYSDRQRFALNAKLFILMGGTWVMELISWAMGGKPMWFWMPFDIINSSRGAIIFILCVVLNRKVRTPLLARFLPSFQPDRCANGSRYCTSKVSEVSHSHDAGVTTQQNEKIESVL; this is encoded by the exons atgaaGCTAATTCTTCAGCTTCTTGTTGCAATTTCAATCAGCTCGTCAGTGGGTGCAACAGGTGGTCTGAATTTCACGAAAGCACCACCGATCAAGCTGGATGGAGCCGTCAAGTTTAACGAGAAAAACGAGACGGTGACGCACAATGGAGTTTCCTACGCGAGAGGCGAATTCTTCAAGGACGGAGTCGACTACTACGCAATTCCTTGTAACACCAACGCCTGCATTCGACAGTGCTCCAAAG CCTTCGCTGCGAGGCAAAATGTAACGTTGTTGACGGACGATAGAAGTGCGTTGATTAATGTCAGCCATGAGGAAAAACTGTACTCCGTGCGTCTGCACGACCATTTTCACGTCCTGAACGAGACTGAATGTGAAAACGAGCACGAATTTGAGACCGAAGGCATGATACATCTGGCCAACGGCTCGCTTTCGGTAATGGATCTGGATGAAAATGACAACATAATGTCCATTATTTTCCACAAACACGAATATTGCGTTCTTGCTGAT GAAGAGGGCAATATTAAAACCTGGATTTGCGATGTCGAAACAGAAGTAGAGATCGAAATGACCGAAACCTCTAATAGCACCAAGTACATGGTTTATCCGGTTTTCATGATTATTTCGATCGTTTGCTTGCTGCTGACGCTGCTCGCGTTCGTCTTCACACCCGATATGCGGAATCTGCACGGAAAGAGCATCGCGTGCCAGTCGTTCACCCTGATGATGGCCTACATCGGTCTCACCGTCGTGCAGACGTGTGGGAGTATAATGCACGGAACTACcacttgcaaaatttttg CGTATATGTCTTatggatttattttgagcTTCTTTTTCTGGTTGAACACTATgtgttttgacattttttggaCGTTCAG TGATTTCAAAAAGCTGCTTCAGACGTCGAAAAAGAAGTTTCGGATGTACGCCGTTTATTCCACGCTCAGTCCGCTGCTCATTGTTTTGACCACTTTCACTCTCGACTCTGCTCTGGACACAAATTCGTCTTATTGGCCGGGAATAGGGCAACACAGTTGCTGGTTTAAAG ACCGTAAATCGGAATTCGTGTACTTGCACGTTCACCTGCTCCTCTTGCTGATTGCTAACACGATTTTCTTCATTCTGGCCTTCGTGAAAATCACCCGGATGAATCGAGAGAGGCGATGCCTGAAGAGAGGCGACAGCAAGATCCACGGTGGAGCTGGAAGCTCTGCTTACTCGGACCGTCAACG GTTTGCTTTGAACGCCAAACTTTTCATCCTGATGGGCGGAACCTGGGTGATGGAGCTCATTTCCTGGGCGATGGGTGGAAAACCAATGTGGTTTTGGATGCCGTTTGACATCATCAATAGCTCCAGAGGCGCCATCATCTTCATCCTGTGCGTTGTGCTGAATCGGAAAGTGCGCACTCCCCTCCTCGCGCGCTTTTTGCCGAGTTTCCAGCCCGACCGGTGTGCAAATGGCTCTCGATACTGCACCTCTAAGGTTTCCGAGGTGTCCCACTCGCACGATGCTGGTGTCACGACTCAACAAAACGAGAAAATCGAATCAGTTTTGTAA